In Oceanotoga teriensis, the DNA window AATAATAAATGAAATATCTGGAAAAGATCTCGCAACATCATGTAAAATCAAAGGATTAATATTAACATGATTAGCTATTCCACCAGCTCCACCTAAAATACCAAAATGAATCAAAACAGGAATCTTATAACTTTGTGCAACCTCCCATACAGGATATAAACTCTTATCATTCAATGGAGTATCTATTCTTGGACCAAGAAGTTTATAACCTTTAAACCCTCTATCTCTTATACAAACTTCAAGTTCATCGGCAGAATTCACCTTATCTGGATCATGATGAGCATACATAACAAACTTATCTGGATGTTTATTCAAAATATCAAAAGCCATATCATTACCACCAGCAGTTACAAAAACAATTTTCTCAATATCATTATTTAAAACTTCTTCATACCATGATTCTATAAGATTATTTTCATCATCTTTATTTTTAAGACTTACAGGCTCTGGAAATCTCCAGGCCAATCTCCATTTAGCCCTATCTTTTGCAACCCATTTATTATCACTTACATCAATTCCACCCATAGACTTTCCATCACCCATAAAATCAATAGCTGGAAAATGAACATGAGAATCAATAACTCTTATACTCATAAAATCACCCCTTAAGGCCTTGTGTAGCAATGCCTTGAATTATTTGTTTTTGAAAAATCAAAAAGAAAATAATCAATGGAATAGTAGAAATAGTAGCACCTGTCATAATCTGTTCCCATTGAAAAGAAGCCTCTGAAGAAAAATATGCCATACCAACAGGCAAAGTATACATATTAGAATCTTGAGCAACTATCAAAGGCCATAAAAATGCATTCCAATTACCTATAAAATTAAAAATTGCTAAAGTTCCCAATGCCGGTTTAACAAGTGGTAAAACAATCTTCCAATATATTTTAAATTCACTTAAACCATCGATTCTTGCTGCATCAAGAAGTTCATCGGGAATAGTCTCCATGAATTGTTTCATCAAAAAAATTCCAAAGCCACTTATCATACCAGGAAACATCAAACTCCAATAAGACCCCATCCAATTAAGTTTTTGACTCATAGTGTACCACGGAATAACCAACATTTCAGTTGGAATCATTAAAGTAGATAAAATTAAAATAAACAAAATATTTCTACCTGGAAATTTATACTTTGCAAGTGTAAATCCAACCAAAGAATCAAAAAATAAAACAGAAAAAGTAGTAATAAAAGCAACTATAGAACTATTCAAAAACCATTTAGGAAACCCAGAAAAAGTAAAAATATTTTTATAATTCTCCAAAGTTGGAGAAGAAGGTAATAATTTCATATCATAAATTTCCCATGATGGTTTAAAAGAAGAAAAAATCATCCATAAAAATGGAAAAATCATAAAAAACGCCAAAATTCCGAGTATAATATATGAAAAAACAAAATATTTTCTATCATTTTTTAACATCAAAACCACCTCAATTAAGATTTTTCATTCAAAAACTTCATCTGAATAAAAGTAATAAACATGATAAGGGCAAACAAAATCAAACTCGCACTTGAAGCCAATCCCATATCAAAATTCACAAAAGCCTTCTCATAAATATACAAAACAAGTGGTTTTGTAGAATTCAAAGGACCTCCAGATCCTTGAACAGACATATTATAAACCTGAGTAAAAATTCTCAAAAAAGATATACTTTGCATAACTACAAGAAAAAGAGTGATAGGTTTCAATAAAGGAACAACTATTTTCCATGT includes these proteins:
- a CDS encoding carbohydrate ABC transporter permease, with the protein product MLKNDRKYFVFSYIILGILAFFMIFPFLWMIFSSFKPSWEIYDMKLLPSSPTLENYKNIFTFSGFPKWFLNSSIVAFITTFSVLFFDSLVGFTLAKYKFPGRNILFILILSTLMIPTEMLVIPWYTMSQKLNWMGSYWSLMFPGMISGFGIFLMKQFMETIPDELLDAARIDGLSEFKIYWKIVLPLVKPALGTLAIFNFIGNWNAFLWPLIVAQDSNMYTLPVGMAYFSSEASFQWEQIMTGATISTIPLIIFFLIFQKQIIQGIATQGLKG
- a CDS encoding amidohydrolase family protein, producing the protein MSIRVIDSHVHFPAIDFMGDGKSMGGIDVSDNKWVAKDRAKWRLAWRFPEPVSLKNKDDENNLIESWYEEVLNNDIEKIVFVTAGGNDMAFDILNKHPDKFVMYAHHDPDKVNSADELEVCIRDRGFKGYKLLGPRIDTPLNDKSLYPVWEVAQSYKIPVLIHFGILGGAGGIANHVNINPLILHDVARSFPDISFIIPHFGCGYVFETLQLGWACPNVSIDTSGSNQWMRWMPYDLDLIKLFQKYYNTFGYERIIFGTDSSWFPRGFTNAYLDEQIRAMVYSGFSEDEIDSVLYKNIFNLIS